The DNA window CGCCATCCGGCCTCGCGCCAGCTGACGAGGGAGCGGGATGCGGAGCTGATCAAAAACCACAGCACGCCGTCGTGGGTGTTGGGCGGCTGGGCGCCGCGCTAGGCCGTTGGCGGAACTTGGCGGATTACGCTACGCTAATCTGCCCTACGTGACTCCGCGTGGTTAATGCGTCGACTATTTAGTAGCCGTGCAGAACCGTACCGACACACTGCAAGGTTGGTGTGTAACATCAAGCTAGTTTTTCAACTTTGTTTGATGGACACATGGAGGATTATATGAAAATCGGAATCATTGGTGCAGGTAATATTGGCAGCGCCCTTGCCATGCAGCTGACCAAGCTTGGTCACTCGGTACACATCGCCAACTCGCGCGGGCCAGAAACGCTGAACGACGTGGCGCAAAAAACCGGAGCGAAGCCTGTTACGATCCAGGATGCTGCCAGTTATGGCGAGCTTCTCGTGGTCACCATTCCTCTGAAAAACATTCCTGATTTACCGAAGGACCTGTTCACGGGTGTTGCGGCCGACGTGCCGATTATTGACACGAGTAACTATTACCCTATCCTTCGCGACGGCCGCATACCGGAGCTGGAAACCGGTGATCTCACCGAAAGCGAATGGGTGCAGCAGCACTTGGGCCGTAAAGTCGTGAAGGTGTTTAACAATATTCACGCCGAACACATTCCAACCAAGGGTCTGCCCAAAGGCACGGCCGGCCGTGTTGCACTGCCGGTCGCCAGCGACGACGCCGCAGCGAAGCAAAAAGTCATGGCGTTGGTCGAGGAACTGGGCTTTGACGCCGTCGATGACGGCAGCCTGCACGAGTCGTGGCGTCAGCAACCGGGTACGCCGGCTTACGGCGCCGATCTGAGCGCCGACAAACTGACTGAGCTTTTCAACAAGCTGGGGCCAAAACGCACCGAAGCGCAACACGCCGAGTACCTGGCCAATCACGCCAAGCTGGAACGTGAGATGGCTGCAAAGGGCTCGAACTAAAGTAACTTGGCGCAGTGCTCTCACCGCGGATTGAAAAAGGGCAGACGCTGCAAGGCGTCTGCCCTCTTATCATGATGCGAACGGCGTTTCCGCCAGCCCTTTGACGCCGGGCCGCAGCAGCAACACCGCCCCGCCCCACTCCGCGTCCTCCGGCTTGCCGGAAGGGATGGAGGTGACGATCATCGTGTCCAGATCCTTGCCGCCGAAGGAGCACATCGACGGCTTCTTCATCGGCACCTCGAGACGGCGATCGAGCTTGCCGTCCGGGGTGAAGCGCAGCAGGCAGCCGCCGTCGTTGCCGGCGACCCAGTAACAACCGTCGGCGTCGACCGCCGCGCCGTCCGGACGACCGACTTCCTTCGTCAAATCGGCGAACACGCGCTGGTTCGACGGCACGCCGTCGGCGATGTCGTAGTCGAACGCCCACACCATGCGCCGCAGCGGATGCGAGTCCGACAGGTACATGGTGCGACCGTCCGCCGAAAACGCGGTGCCGTTCTGCGTCAGCAGCTCCACCACCAGCGGCGCCGAAATACCATGCGCCGTATCGTAGCGGAACAGTTTGCCGACCGGACGATTGGCCGACATGTCCATGAACATGGTGCCGGCGACAAAACGCCCCTGACGGTCGCAGCGACCGTCGTTGAAGCGCTTGCCCTCGCCGAGCGCCCCCGACTCGACCGACGGTGTCGCCAGCCTTGTCGCGACGGCGGCAGGACCGTCGCCCAGATCGAGCTTGAACACGCCCGTCTCCATGCCGGCGATCAGGCCGCCACCGGCCCTGGTCGCGACACAGCCGGCCATTTCATCCAGGGTCCAGAAACGCGTGGCGCCGGACGC is part of the Oxalobacteraceae bacterium OTU3CAMAD1 genome and encodes:
- a CDS encoding NAD(P)-binding domain-containing protein, which translates into the protein MKIGIIGAGNIGSALAMQLTKLGHSVHIANSRGPETLNDVAQKTGAKPVTIQDAASYGELLVVTIPLKNIPDLPKDLFTGVAADVPIIDTSNYYPILRDGRIPELETGDLTESEWVQQHLGRKVVKVFNNIHAEHIPTKGLPKGTAGRVALPVASDDAAAKQKVMALVEELGFDAVDDGSLHESWRQQPGTPAYGADLSADKLTELFNKLGPKRTEAQHAEYLANHAKLEREMAAKGSN
- a CDS encoding SMP-30/gluconolactonase/LRE family protein, which translates into the protein MERVSDIQCAVGESPTWNAAESAFYWTDIPAKRVWRLDLASGATRFWTLDEMAGCVATRAGGGLIAGMETGVFKLDLGDGPAAVATRLATPSVESGALGEGKRFNDGRCDRQGRFVAGTMFMDMSANRPVGKLFRYDTAHGISAPLVVELLTQNGTAFSADGRTMYLSDSHPLRRMVWAFDYDIADGVPSNQRVFADLTKEVGRPDGAAVDADGCYWVAGNDGGCLLRFTPDGKLDRRLEVPMKKPSMCSFGGKDLDTMIVTSIPSGKPEDAEWGGAVLLLRPGVKGLAETPFAS